In Collimonas arenae, a single genomic region encodes these proteins:
- a CDS encoding DUF3311 domain-containing protein has translation MRYLLALPFIGLLWVPFYNHELPALFGFPFFYWYQFLWVPLTALIIWLVYRNDLKKGVE, from the coding sequence ATGCGGTATTTACTAGCATTACCTTTCATCGGCCTTTTGTGGGTGCCATTTTATAACCATGAATTGCCCGCCTTGTTCGGCTTTCCCTTCTTTTACTGGTATCAATTTCTCTGGGTGCCGTTGACTGCGCTCATCATCTGGCTGGTCTATCGCAACGACCTGAAAAAGGGAGTCGAATAA
- a CDS encoding acyl-CoA thioesterase: MDMPSHQLTMTILMSPDMANFSGNVHGGAILKLLDQVAYACASRYAAQYVVTLSVDQVTFRQPIHVGELVSFLASVNHTGTSSMEVGIKVVAEDIRTQVVRHVNSCFFTMVAVDHERRPIAVPPLRPFSAEEKRRFEGAILRKQLRQELARRFEEVKPT; encoded by the coding sequence ATGGATATGCCATCTCACCAGCTCACCATGACCATACTGATGTCGCCCGATATGGCTAATTTTTCCGGTAACGTCCATGGCGGCGCCATTCTCAAGCTGCTCGACCAGGTGGCGTATGCCTGCGCCAGCCGCTATGCGGCGCAATACGTGGTGACCCTGAGTGTGGACCAGGTCACTTTCCGCCAGCCGATTCATGTCGGCGAGCTGGTCAGCTTCCTGGCCAGCGTCAACCACACAGGCACTTCATCGATGGAAGTCGGCATCAAGGTCGTGGCCGAGGACATCCGCACCCAAGTGGTGCGTCATGTGAACAGTTGTTTTTTCACGATGGTGGCCGTGGATCACGAACGGCGGCCGATCGCCGTACCACCGTTGCGGCCGTTCAGCGCTGAGGAGAAACGGCGCTTTGAAGGCGCCATCCTGCGCAAGCAGTTGCGCCAGGAACTGGCACGCCGCTTTGAAGAGGTCAAGCCGACCTGA
- the mctP gene encoding monocarboxylate uptake permease MctP: protein MDGQINWTALSVFVFFFALVTVMGFWASRWQSGKSNKGQHLDEWGLGGRNFGTWITWFLVGGDFYTAYTVIAVPALVYAVGAYGFFALPYTILVYPIVFVIMPKLWHAAHKAGHVTAADVVYGRYSSRKLEFAIALTGVFATMPYISLQLIGMEVVIKALGISGELPLLAAFVILALYTYSAGLRAPALIAFVKDLMIYIVVLVAVVLVPMKLGGYGVVFASASDAFAAKGGATGLTLKSAQILPFATLALGSAMAAFMYPHTLTGIFAAKSADTIRKNAVFLPAYTVLLGLIALLGFMAYAAHIKVENNNDVVPALFNALFPSWFSGFAFAAIAIGALVPAAVMSIGAANLFTRNFWKPYVNPEVTPAGEAKVAKIVSLAVKLGAVVFILFLPTKFALDLQLLGGVWILQTFPAVVFGLFFGWFGPNALLAGWAVGIAGGSWLAYADGIKPVHTLHFGGDSYTVYTGLLALLLNVAVAVVIQLLSGGRSKQQLSADAAS, encoded by the coding sequence ATGGATGGCCAGATCAACTGGACCGCGCTGTCGGTTTTTGTATTTTTCTTCGCACTCGTCACGGTGATGGGTTTCTGGGCCTCGCGCTGGCAAAGCGGCAAAAGCAACAAGGGGCAGCATCTGGATGAATGGGGCCTGGGCGGCCGTAACTTCGGCACCTGGATCACCTGGTTTCTGGTCGGCGGCGATTTCTATACCGCCTATACCGTGATTGCCGTCCCAGCGCTGGTCTATGCGGTGGGCGCTTACGGCTTCTTCGCCTTGCCCTATACGATCCTGGTGTATCCGATCGTGTTCGTGATCATGCCCAAGCTCTGGCATGCCGCCCATAAGGCGGGTCATGTGACCGCTGCCGATGTCGTCTACGGGCGCTACTCCTCGCGCAAGCTGGAATTCGCGATTGCGCTGACCGGCGTGTTTGCCACCATGCCTTACATCTCGCTGCAGCTGATCGGTATGGAAGTCGTGATCAAGGCGCTCGGCATCAGCGGCGAGCTGCCATTGCTGGCGGCCTTCGTGATACTGGCCCTGTACACCTATTCGGCCGGGTTGCGGGCACCGGCGCTGATCGCTTTCGTCAAGGATCTGATGATCTATATCGTGGTCCTCGTCGCAGTGGTGCTGGTGCCGATGAAACTGGGCGGGTACGGCGTGGTGTTCGCTTCCGCCAGCGATGCTTTCGCCGCCAAAGGCGGTGCAACCGGGCTGACCTTGAAATCTGCGCAAATCCTGCCGTTTGCCACCTTGGCGCTGGGTTCGGCCATGGCGGCGTTCATGTATCCGCACACGCTGACCGGTATTTTTGCCGCCAAGAGCGCCGACACCATCCGCAAGAATGCCGTTTTCCTGCCAGCCTATACCGTGCTGCTTGGACTGATCGCCTTGCTGGGTTTCATGGCATATGCAGCGCATATCAAGGTGGAAAACAATAACGACGTAGTGCCGGCCCTGTTCAATGCACTGTTTCCAAGCTGGTTCAGCGGCTTTGCGTTTGCGGCTATCGCCATCGGCGCGCTGGTGCCGGCTGCGGTGATGTCGATCGGCGCAGCCAATCTGTTCACCCGCAATTTCTGGAAACCGTACGTCAATCCGGAGGTCACGCCCGCCGGCGAGGCCAAGGTTGCCAAGATCGTTTCGCTGGCGGTCAAGCTCGGCGCGGTAGTGTTCATTCTTTTCTTGCCGACCAAGTTCGCGCTTGATCTTCAACTGCTGGGCGGCGTCTGGATCCTGCAAACCTTTCCTGCCGTGGTCTTCGGGCTATTCTTCGGCTGGTTCGGACCGAATGCCTTGCTCGCCGGTTGGGCGGTGGGTATTGCCGGTGGCAGTTGGCTTGCCTATGCGGACGGCATCAAGCCTGTGCATACCTTGCACTTCGGCGGCGACAGTTATACCGTCTACACGGGTCTTCTGGCGCTGTTGCTCAATGTTGCGGTCGCGGTTGTGATTCAGCTATTGTCGGGCGGACGCTCCAAACAACAACTGTCGGCTGATGCGGCATCTTGA
- a CDS encoding deaminated glutathione amidase — MKVALGQFAVRREWQENVKTCIDLMAQAQQAAADLLVLPEGVLARDIADPDIVLKSAQPLDGPFVTQLLAASRGSALTVVMCVHVPAGHERVFNLLIAMRNGEIIAQYRKLHLYDAFSVKESTNVSPGDAIPPLLEVAGLKVGLMTCYDVRFPELARRLVLDGAELLVLPSAWLRGPLKEAHWEVLVTARALENTCYVAAAGECGPRNIGNSMVVDPLGVAVARAAEGPALIFAEIDPLRIAYARSVLPVLENRRFETPQLS; from the coding sequence ATGAAAGTTGCTCTCGGACAGTTTGCCGTCAGGCGGGAATGGCAGGAAAATGTAAAGACTTGCATCGATTTGATGGCGCAAGCACAACAGGCCGCCGCTGATCTGCTGGTGTTGCCGGAAGGCGTGTTGGCGCGGGACATTGCCGATCCCGATATTGTGCTCAAGTCGGCGCAACCGCTGGACGGTCCGTTCGTGACCCAGCTTCTGGCCGCCAGCCGTGGTTCTGCCCTTACCGTGGTCATGTGCGTCCACGTCCCGGCCGGGCATGAACGGGTCTTCAACCTGCTCATCGCGATGCGCAACGGAGAAATCATTGCGCAATATCGCAAACTGCATCTGTACGACGCGTTTTCCGTGAAAGAGTCGACCAACGTCAGCCCCGGCGATGCGATTCCTCCTTTGCTGGAGGTTGCGGGTCTCAAGGTTGGCTTGATGACTTGCTACGATGTCCGTTTCCCAGAACTGGCGCGCCGCCTGGTGCTGGACGGCGCCGAGTTGCTGGTTCTTCCATCCGCCTGGCTCAGAGGACCGCTGAAGGAAGCGCATTGGGAGGTACTGGTTACCGCTCGGGCATTGGAAAACACCTGTTATGTCGCTGCTGCCGGCGAATGCGGACCGCGCAATATCGGCAATAGCATGGTGGTAGATCCCCTGGGAGTGGCCGTGGCGCGCGCCGCAGAAGGACCGGCGCTGATTTTCGCCGAGATCGACCCGCTGCGCATCGCCTATGCAAGGAGTGTTTTACCGGTGCTTGAAAACCGCCGGTTTGAAACGCCGCAGCTTTCGTAA
- a CDS encoding TonB-dependent receptor: MNKHSHPVVRRKSARIAFAVSALCASLAGGHAAAQTVAQDVSATTTGGTEAAPDKDGGQITTVEISTRKTRSTVSMSGNEIQKILPGVNPLKALETLPGVSFQTADPWGNNEQNLSLFVHGFNGQQLGYTMDGVPLGDQQYGNYNGLSPQRAVTSENVRSVVLSTGAGDLGTASTSNLGGTIDTFSSDPLQKYNVNVQQTVGSHNTSRTFIRVDTGEFGDGNSAYFSALHHEARAWDFNGRQSNDQFNAKFVHDSSAGRLTLFADYSDKTEPNEDSTVHVAGETSAPYTRSFLYPNFAAAQAYLSPTGATPAADGNNYHNYYSDAQRTDFLTYAKYEANISPDLTWTNQIYFHHDDGVGVVAGPIGVAGLPALFAVYYPNQNLKQVFGNSGYATRTTEYTINRDGYISTLHWDLGNHQIETGIWLEHNRSEAYRRWYALDVNNPSSPYTRPSNPLITQYGSGIDNKVAQFHLQDEWKLRPNLALQAGFKSSLQFADGQFPVQEAPAAIGNGSQALPVGEIVTKSWFLPGVGVRWDLSKQDQIFANIQKNMRQFVTYGAGGASPWSLASQQAFDLFKSTAKPETSITYELGLRDTRQLDWGVVKAFDGQIDLYHVDFSNRLLSISPTPVISSIIGGNAILANVGSVKTDGVDLAGTLHFGNNVSFYDAISYNHSQYEDNYTSGTSVVQTAGKTVPGAPTWMNKFVATATVAGVEVQLIGDFVGKRYATYTNDLHVSSYFLMGLNLSGKLPYMGSLLKNPRWNFNVANLANRQGVLEVVVGAASGTYNTYPIPPRQAFLTLKADFS; the protein is encoded by the coding sequence ATGAACAAGCATTCGCATCCCGTAGTGCGCCGTAAATCTGCGCGCATCGCTTTCGCTGTTTCCGCGCTTTGCGCCAGCTTGGCCGGCGGCCACGCAGCTGCACAAACTGTTGCTCAAGACGTTAGCGCTACCACTACCGGCGGAACAGAGGCTGCGCCGGATAAAGACGGCGGCCAGATAACCACCGTCGAAATTTCAACACGCAAGACGCGTTCAACGGTATCCATGAGCGGCAATGAAATCCAGAAAATCCTGCCTGGCGTGAATCCTCTGAAGGCATTGGAAACGCTGCCTGGCGTCAGCTTCCAGACGGCCGACCCTTGGGGCAACAATGAACAGAACCTGTCGCTGTTCGTGCATGGCTTCAACGGCCAGCAGCTCGGCTACACCATGGATGGCGTGCCGCTCGGCGACCAGCAGTACGGTAACTACAACGGCTTGTCGCCGCAACGCGCCGTCACGAGCGAAAACGTGCGCAGCGTGGTCCTGTCGACTGGCGCCGGCGATCTGGGCACGGCATCCACCAGCAACCTGGGCGGCACCATCGACACCTTTTCCAGCGATCCGCTGCAGAAGTACAACGTCAACGTCCAGCAAACCGTCGGCAGCCACAATACGTCGCGAACCTTTATCCGTGTCGATACCGGTGAATTCGGCGATGGCAACAGCGCCTATTTTTCAGCGCTGCACCATGAAGCCCGTGCCTGGGATTTCAACGGCCGCCAGAGCAACGACCAGTTCAACGCCAAATTCGTGCACGATAGCAGCGCGGGCAGGCTGACCCTGTTTGCCGATTATTCCGACAAGACTGAACCCAACGAAGATTCGACCGTGCATGTGGCAGGCGAAACCAGCGCGCCCTACACGCGTTCCTTCCTGTACCCGAATTTCGCTGCGGCGCAAGCGTATCTGTCGCCGACCGGAGCCACGCCGGCGGCCGATGGCAACAACTACCACAACTATTACAGCGATGCGCAGCGTACCGATTTTTTGACCTACGCCAAATACGAAGCCAATATCAGTCCTGATCTGACCTGGACCAACCAGATCTATTTCCATCATGACGATGGCGTCGGCGTGGTTGCCGGCCCGATCGGCGTGGCGGGCTTGCCGGCGCTGTTCGCGGTGTACTATCCGAACCAGAACCTGAAGCAGGTCTTTGGCAATTCCGGCTACGCCACCCGCACCACCGAATACACCATCAACCGCGACGGCTATATCTCGACGCTGCACTGGGACCTTGGCAACCATCAGATCGAGACCGGTATCTGGCTGGAGCACAACCGTTCGGAGGCCTATCGCCGCTGGTACGCCTTGGATGTCAACAATCCGAGCTCGCCTTACACCCGTCCATCGAATCCGCTGATTACCCAATATGGCAGCGGCATTGACAACAAGGTGGCCCAGTTCCACTTGCAGGATGAATGGAAATTGCGGCCGAACCTGGCGCTGCAAGCCGGCTTCAAGTCCAGCCTGCAATTCGCCGACGGCCAGTTCCCGGTGCAGGAAGCGCCGGCGGCAATCGGTAACGGATCGCAAGCCTTGCCGGTCGGGGAAATCGTGACCAAGAGCTGGTTCCTGCCGGGTGTGGGTGTGCGCTGGGATTTGTCGAAACAAGACCAGATATTCGCCAATATCCAGAAGAACATGCGCCAGTTCGTTACTTACGGCGCAGGCGGCGCATCGCCATGGAGCCTGGCCAGCCAACAGGCGTTCGACCTGTTCAAGTCCACGGCCAAACCGGAAACGTCGATTACCTATGAGCTAGGCTTGCGCGATACGCGACAACTGGACTGGGGCGTCGTCAAAGCATTCGACGGCCAGATCGACCTCTACCATGTGGATTTCAGCAACCGCCTGCTATCGATCAGCCCTACTCCGGTCATCAGTTCGATCATCGGCGGTAACGCTATTTTGGCCAACGTCGGCAGCGTCAAAACCGATGGCGTCGACCTGGCAGGCACCCTGCACTTCGGCAACAACGTCTCGTTCTACGACGCCATCTCTTACAATCACTCCCAATACGAAGACAACTACACGTCGGGCACGAGCGTGGTGCAGACTGCGGGCAAGACTGTGCCAGGGGCGCCTACCTGGATGAATAAATTCGTCGCCACTGCGACCGTGGCCGGAGTTGAAGTCCAGCTGATCGGCGATTTCGTCGGCAAGCGTTATGCGACCTATACCAACGACTTGCATGTCTCCAGCTATTTCCTGATGGGCTTGAACCTGTCAGGCAAGCTGCCGTACATGGGTAGTTTGCTGAAAAATCCGCGCTGGAATTTCAACGTGGCCAACCTGGCTAACCGCCAGGGGGTATTGGAAGTAGTAGTCGGCGCCGCCAGCGGTACTTACAACACCTATCCGATTCCGCCGCGCCAGGCTTTTCTCACTTTGAAGGCTGATTTTTCATAA
- a CDS encoding DUF885 domain-containing protein: MIASLSTETVPMISSRARFACLFGLYIFSAAAALAATAPPVTDASQQFHALYTQEWLWRQQQFAGADDEDSQGSPADHLPKVDAAAQTMREQYWTKVLNRLNAIPKNRLKGEDPVNYAVYKQQIEVLLARQKFRMWEMPFNSDSAFWSDLGFTARGTFTSLKSYQDYLGQLHDMPRYFDEQIANMRLGLAHGFVQPKIILKGRDEAIATIADAIGEQNLFYTPYKKMPTVIQAEEQARLRAEALAAIKHDVIPAYAKLLAFMRNEYIPKARDSLAAEDLPDGKAFYRSQILEYTTLDMNPDAIHALGLQEMTSIHQQMLDTIKETGFKGSFADFLHFLRTDPQFYAKTPDELLKDAAWIAKQVDGKVGDYIGRLPRRRFAIEPVPAELAPIYTSGRGGPGTYLVNTYDLPSRPTYSLPALTLHESSPGHALQMPLAAEMDGLPDFRRRNYISAYGEGWALYSEYLGQEMGMYTTPYARFGYLSYQAWRAARLVVDTGLHHLHWTREQAQDYLRENTALADHEIETEVDRYISWPAQALSYYLGEMAIRDDRTRAEQALGTKFDIRAFHDAVLSTGSVPLPVLNARIDQFISDGGKSPYPQR; encoded by the coding sequence ATGATCGCATCACTATCGACAGAAACGGTTCCGATGATATCTTCGCGCGCACGCTTTGCCTGCTTGTTTGGACTGTACATCTTCTCAGCGGCTGCCGCGCTTGCTGCTACCGCACCACCCGTGACCGACGCCAGCCAGCAGTTCCATGCGCTGTACACGCAGGAATGGCTGTGGCGTCAGCAACAGTTTGCCGGCGCTGACGATGAGGACAGCCAGGGGTCTCCAGCCGACCATCTGCCCAAAGTGGACGCCGCTGCCCAAACCATGCGCGAGCAGTACTGGACCAAGGTGCTCAATCGGCTCAATGCGATCCCCAAGAATCGGTTGAAAGGCGAGGACCCGGTCAATTACGCCGTCTACAAACAACAGATCGAAGTACTGCTGGCAAGACAGAAATTCCGCATGTGGGAAATGCCGTTCAACAGCGATTCGGCGTTTTGGAGCGATCTCGGCTTTACCGCACGCGGCACGTTTACTTCTCTGAAGAGCTATCAGGACTATCTCGGCCAGCTGCATGATATGCCGCGCTATTTCGACGAGCAGATCGCCAATATGCGTTTAGGCCTGGCGCACGGCTTCGTCCAGCCGAAGATCATCCTCAAGGGACGTGATGAGGCGATCGCGACCATCGCCGACGCCATCGGCGAGCAGAACCTGTTCTACACGCCTTACAAGAAAATGCCCACAGTCATTCAGGCAGAGGAACAAGCCCGGCTTCGCGCCGAAGCACTCGCTGCAATCAAGCATGATGTCATCCCCGCCTACGCCAAGCTACTCGCCTTCATGCGCAACGAGTACATCCCCAAAGCGCGCGACAGTCTCGCCGCTGAAGACCTGCCTGACGGCAAAGCGTTCTATCGCTCACAGATTCTCGAATACACCACGCTGGACATGAACCCCGATGCGATCCACGCGCTGGGGCTTCAGGAAATGACCAGCATTCATCAGCAGATGCTGGACACCATCAAGGAGACCGGCTTCAAGGGCAGCTTTGCCGATTTCCTGCATTTCCTGCGTACCGACCCGCAGTTCTACGCCAAGACACCGGACGAATTGCTCAAGGACGCTGCATGGATCGCCAAGCAGGTTGATGGTAAGGTTGGCGACTACATCGGCCGCCTGCCGCGACGTCGCTTTGCGATCGAACCGGTGCCGGCAGAGCTGGCGCCGATCTATACCAGTGGCCGGGGCGGCCCGGGCACCTACCTGGTCAATACGTATGACCTGCCTTCCCGCCCGACTTACTCGTTGCCGGCACTGACGCTGCACGAATCTTCACCCGGCCATGCCTTGCAGATGCCGCTGGCCGCCGAGATGGATGGCTTGCCCGACTTCCGTCGCCGCAACTACATCTCGGCCTACGGTGAAGGCTGGGCGCTGTATAGCGAATACCTGGGCCAGGAAATGGGCATGTACACCACGCCCTACGCACGTTTCGGTTACCTGAGCTACCAGGCTTGGCGTGCGGCGCGACTGGTAGTCGACACCGGCCTGCATCATCTGCATTGGACGCGCGAACAAGCGCAGGATTACCTGCGCGAGAACACCGCGCTGGCCGATCATGAAATCGAAACCGAAGTTGATCGCTATATCAGCTGGCCGGCCCAGGCCTTGTCCTATTACCTGGGCGAGATGGCGATACGTGATGACCGCACCCGCGCCGAGCAAGCCCTTGGGACAAAATTCGACATCCGGGCCTTCCACGATGCCGTGCTGTCCACCGGTTCGGTCCCGCTGCCGGTACTGAATGCGCGGATCGATCAATTCATCAGCGATGGCGGCAAGTCGCCTTATCCGCAGCGGTAA